AGCAGATCGACTGTTTCGCCAAGGTGCTCGAGGAGGATCCGCCCGGCATCTGGCTTGTAGTTGGCGTAGAGCGAGCGCAGCAGCGTCGATTTGCCGGCGCCGGACGGCCCGTGCAGGCAAACGCATTCGCCAGCCCTTACCGTCAGTTCGATGTCGTCGAAGACGGGCAGGACGATGCCGCCCTGCGTATGGAGCGTGAAGGTCTTGGTGAGGCCTTTGGCATGAAGAGTCGGCTGATTGGATACGGGTTTCATTGCTTGTCCTCTTGAGCGAGAAGGAGACGCGAATTTCGATTTAGGTCAGAAGACTTGCCGGCCGTTGTTCCAATCTCTTCGAACGATAGGAATGTCCGTAATCTCCATCACCTAGCAGCGGTCGGCCCCTGCCCGATTCCAGTTCCAGGTGATACCAGGGCGGGACAGCGCGTGCTTTTCAAGATTGCCGGCATGAAGATAGACAAGTCCGGGCGTCAAATATCTGCCTTCCAGGTCAATCGCTGAGACGCTTTTTCCCGGACTGATGCCGTCGATGCTGACGTCCATGACGTGTATCGTGTCGTCATAGGTTTCACCGGGTAGAACGAGTCTTGCGCCGGTCAATGTCAACTCATTCATGGTGTGTTTCTGCGCTTCACCGTTAGAAGCGATCTTGCTGTCGACCAACATCAGAGCACCGAAGAGACGAGAAGTTGCGTGTAGGGATGGTGGGGATCGTCGAGAACCTGGTCTGTAAGCCCAGTCTCCACGATGTTTCCCCGCCGCATTACGATGATGCGGTGCGCCAACAGACGGGCGACGGAGAGGTCATGGGTGACCAACACCACTGCGACACCGATGTTCATAACGAGACCTCGCAGGAGGTCCAACAGGCGCGCCTGTACAGAAACGTCGAGACCACCCGTCGGCTCGTCCATGAAGACGAGCCGCGGCTTGGTCACCAGAATCCGCGCGATCTGCAGGCGTTGCTGCATTCCGCCGGAAAAGGTTTTGGGACGATGATCTGTCCTTGACAGATCGATTTCGACCTTGGTCAGCCACTCCTGCGCTTCTTTGCGTATGTGGCCATAGTGCCTTGCACCGATCCCCATCGGCCGCTCGCCGATGTTGCCGCCGGCGCTGACCTCCATTCTGAGACCGTCTCGAGGGCTTTGATGGACAAGTCCCCAGTCCGTCCGCATCAACTTCCGTCGTTCTGGCTCCGCCAGGGTCAGAACATCCGTGGGTCCCTTCTGATCCATGTCGTAAACGACCGAGCCGGTATCCGGCACCATCCGTCCGGACAGGCAGTTGAGCAACGTTGACTTCCCTGATCCCGATTCCCCAACAATGGCGATGATTTCGCCGGAAAATAGATCGAAGGAAATATTCTCGCAACCCAATGTCTTGCCATAGGATTTGGAAAGACGGCGGATGGACAACAGCGGTCGACGCCTAGCTCCTTGCATCCGTATTTCCTGTCTCATGGTTGCTGCCTACTCAAACAGCGATTTAGCAGCGAACGTGTCTTCGAGACCGAGCAGTCGGCCGAGAGTTGGTGCGAAGCGCTCCGCTTCGGCCGAGTTCAGGCCCACTTTCGGAACCGTATTTCCGGCAAAGATGCAGATGCGATCGTCGAGCGGCGAGCCAGGCCGGAAACCATGGGTCGAACGAAACTTTGGTTTGCCAGTGAGCTGATCCGCAGACGCGCCCTGCGGTGCTTCTTCGAAGTCATGGCCGGGAGGTGCGATGAAGGTGCAGATCTGATCCCGAACCGCATTGGGCACGTGGTCGGAGTTCCAGGGCTCGGCTCCGAATTCCGCAAGTCGTGCCGTGACGGCGGCTCGGTCGGCTTCGTTGGACACCACGATATGAAGTACAGCTCCTTCTGATGCCAATGTGTGCGCCGGAAAGACGCGATTGGCATAGATTGCCGTATGGATAGGGCCATGGCCGTGGTCGCTCGTGATGGCGATCACGTAGTCGGACAGGCGTCCTGCTTGGGAAAGTCTCGAGATGACCTGACCAACCAGAAGATCGGCGAAGGTCATGGAAGCATGTGCCTCTCGACTTTCATAACCGAAGTCATGTTGGTACGTGTCCGTCATGTTGACTTCAGTCAGGATGAGATCGGGAGGGCTGTCGGAGCAGGCCAATGCCGTCGCGGCCGAAACCATTAACTGATCACCCACAAAGAAGGTCGTAGCCCGGAACGCTGCACCCGTCGTAACAGCACCAGGTTCTTCCACGGCCAGCGGAAGACCTTCCAGCCTGCTTTTGGGATCCTTCACATTCAATAGGTAGGTGCTCAGGTCGGACTTCTTCAAGAATCCGGAACCCCTCAGCCAGCAGGGTGGAACGTATACAGAAGTGTGCTCGGGTCGGATGAGAGCGTGACCGACACATGCCACGTCGAGACCTGCCTCGGATGCACGCTGCGCGATTGTTCGGGTCATTACGTCCTGAGCCTGTGGCGGTTCGAACCGGCCGTCCACCAGAATTCGGTTGCCGAAAATGCCATGCGCCTCTGTGCAGTCACCGGTGACGATGGATGCTCGACCTGGCATCGACATCGCGGGCATAGGGGAGCTCAGGCGCTCCACCAGAAAACCTCTATCGGCCAGTGCCGACAGGTTTGGCAAGCTCTTGCGGTTACTTGCAAAGTAATCTGAGCTGATGCCATCGATCATGATCATAAAGACTTTTTTGCGCTGCATGTTCTTCTCCACTCCAACAATCGGCCGCGGTGAATTGGTTCGTCGTGCCGGGTTCAACTTTGCTAGGATCGTTCCGGGAGGTCAGTAAACCTGGCGTCCCTGGCACCAGACTCCGCGAACAATCGGTTTGCCGTCGGCGATAGCCACTCGGATCAGATCGCCCCGACGGCCAGCCTCGATTGCACCGCGATCATGCAGCCCAAGTGCGGTAGCGGGGTTCGTCGAGATGATGCGAACGGCAGCCGGGAGATCGAGTCCAATGGTGTCGACGAGCTGGAACGCTGCGGACAACAAGCTGCCCGGGACGTAATCCGAAGCGAGAATGTCCAGTAGGCCCTCGCGAGCAAGCTCTACTGCAGAGACATTCCCGGAGTGCGATCCGCCTCGAACGACGTTCGGACCGCCCATCAGGATCGACATGCCAGCCGCCCTTGCGGCTTGCGCGGCTCGTAAGGTCGTCGGGAACTCTGAGATCGAGACTCCGAGGGTTTTTGCCTCAGCGACATGCTCGACCGTTTCGTCGTCATGGCTTGCTGTGACGAGCTGGCGACGCAGTGCGTGTTCTGCGATGAACCTTCGGTGCCGTGGCCCAAGCTCTTCCGAGGCGGCGCGCCATT
This genomic stretch from Sinorhizobium arboris LMG 14919 harbors:
- the phnK gene encoding phosphonate C-P lyase system protein PhnK, yielding MQGARRRPLLSIRRLSKSYGKTLGCENISFDLFSGEIIAIVGESGSGKSTLLNCLSGRMVPDTGSVVYDMDQKGPTDVLTLAEPERRKLMRTDWGLVHQSPRDGLRMEVSAGGNIGERPMGIGARHYGHIRKEAQEWLTKVEIDLSRTDHRPKTFSGGMQQRLQIARILVTKPRLVFMDEPTGGLDVSVQARLLDLLRGLVMNIGVAVVLVTHDLSVARLLAHRIIVMRRGNIVETGLTDQVLDDPHHPYTQLLVSSVL
- a CDS encoding alkaline phosphatase family protein, producing the protein MQRKKVFMIMIDGISSDYFASNRKSLPNLSALADRGFLVERLSSPMPAMSMPGRASIVTGDCTEAHGIFGNRILVDGRFEPPQAQDVMTRTIAQRASEAGLDVACVGHALIRPEHTSVYVPPCWLRGSGFLKKSDLSTYLLNVKDPKSRLEGLPLAVEEPGAVTTGAAFRATTFFVGDQLMVSAATALACSDSPPDLILTEVNMTDTYQHDFGYESREAHASMTFADLLVGQVISRLSQAGRLSDYVIAITSDHGHGPIHTAIYANRVFPAHTLASEGAVLHIVVSNEADRAAVTARLAEFGAEPWNSDHVPNAVRDQICTFIAPPGHDFEEAPQGASADQLTGKPKFRSTHGFRPGSPLDDRICIFAGNTVPKVGLNSAEAERFAPTLGRLLGLEDTFAAKSLFE